In Siphonobacter curvatus, the genomic window GTCGAGTAGCAAGTTCGCATTATCGCGGGCTATCTGAGCCCAGGGATTGCGGAGCTGAAAGCTGGCCATCTGCGCATCATCGGCGTTCGAAGTATACGACTTTTCCACCGCAGCCAATACATCGGCGGGCTTATAAGCACTCGTTTTAGAGACTTTAGTCAGCAGGCGAGCTTTTAGGGCGTAGGCCGTTTTAATCCAGGCGGCCGTATTGCCTTTGTGAATAAGATCGTTGGCCGCCGCCAGTTTTACGCGGGAATCGGTTTTACTCAGTTCCGTAATCCCTTCATTGACCAGATTCAGCGCAGCGGCGTATAGATCTTCCGCTGTGTCGTACTTGGGCGTAAGCGTAGTACCGGCAAACGCGTCCGAAAAAGGAGCATTGCCGAACAGATCGTGGATCAGCGTTAAGTGATAGGAAAGCATTACATCGGCGGCTCCTACGTATTCCGAAGCCCCTTGCTGCTGTGCCAGTCGCTTGAGATCACTTAAATCGGCCATGCCGAAGTAGACCGCATCCCAGGTTCCGGTGTAATCGGTTACCTGATACGTGTCCGTAGGACTGGCCGTACTAGGACTGGCCAGGTACTGCACAAAATACGACGTGATTCCGCCCACCCGCTGGGAATTCAGACCCGTTTTCTGCGTTGTCGTCGAAAGCAGGGAGGCCAGCGGTGGATTGGAAATCAGGTTGGGGTTATCGTTCAAGTCAAAGTAATCCTTACAACCCGAAAGCGTCGTTAAGCCCAGGGTGGTCAGTGCTAAAAGGGTATATCGTTTCAAAGT contains:
- a CDS encoding SusD/RagB family nutrient-binding outer membrane lipoprotein; the protein is MKSTLKRYTLLALTTLGLTTLSGCKDYFDLNDNPNLISNPPLASLLSTTTQKTGLNSQRVGGITSYFVQYLASPSTASPTDTYQVTDYTGTWDAVYFGMADLSDLKRLAQQQGASEYVGAADVMLSYHLTLIHDLFGNAPFSDAFAGTTLTPKYDTAEDLYAAALNLVNEGITELSKTDSRVKLAAANDLIHKGNTAAWIKTAYALKARLLTKVSKTSAYKPADVLAAVEKSYTSNADDAQMASFQLRNPWAQIARDNANLLLDGWLSEQLVDQLNGTTYGLFDPRVEKITDKTVNGVYKGTINGQGNIGAANTIKDESYITLNSPLTGDASPLLIATFAELKFIEAEAAFRSGDKTRAYAAYLAGIQANMDKLGVASAASQTYLSNATVAVGAQNLTLDLIFKEKYVVTYLNPEAWNDARRYDYKYKNFTLPLNAALPTFIRRVAYPNGEQAKNTSNVPTEVPLSTPLWWDK